A genomic segment from Sphingopyxis sp. DBS4 encodes:
- a CDS encoding conjugal transfer protein TraD, producing MKRRERTRQLIELGGLIAKADLVELTGDDRAVLLGLLVEAAATLRSEAREQQLLLWRRRGQRAFDAAATDL from the coding sequence GTGAAGCGCCGCGAGCGCACGCGCCAGCTGATCGAGCTGGGCGGGCTCATCGCCAAGGCCGACCTCGTTGAGCTGACCGGTGACGATCGCGCGGTCCTGCTCGGCCTGCTCGTCGAGGCGGCGGCAACGCTACGCAGCGAAGCGCGCGAGCAGCAATTGCTGCTCTGGCGACGGCGCGGGCAGCGCGCCTTCGATGCAGCAGCGACCGACCTGTAA
- a CDS encoding excalibur calcium-binding domain-containing protein, with product MARQWQQHKRRRRPKNSAVNFLVGAGVVGAVVGLGSAATTPEGRTQLMSAASDAAVATGMARARAPKEGDYWRRCDDARAAGSAPIYRSEPGYRDDLDADNDGTACEPYRGQ from the coding sequence ATGGCACGGCAATGGCAGCAGCATAAAAGGAGACGCCGGCCGAAGAATTCGGCCGTCAATTTTCTCGTCGGCGCAGGGGTGGTCGGCGCGGTCGTCGGCCTAGGCTCCGCCGCGACCACCCCCGAAGGACGCACGCAATTAATGTCGGCGGCGAGTGACGCGGCGGTAGCGACCGGAATGGCTCGTGCGCGCGCACCGAAAGAGGGTGATTATTGGCGACGCTGCGACGACGCGCGCGCAGCTGGCTCGGCACCGATTTATCGGAGCGAGCCGGGCTATCGCGATGACCTCGATGCAGACAATGACGGGACCGCGTGCGAGCCCTATCGCGGGCAGTAG
- a CDS encoding MucR family transcriptional regulator gives MEDAETLVTLTADIVAAHVSNNSVAISDIPLVIRSVHEALSGLSSKVEPEPEPQQPAVSVRASIKPDYIVCLEDGKKLKMMRRHLMTHYGMTPEDYRAKWNLPKDYPMVAPNYAETRRALAKQIGLGTKGRGGGRKPATHGRAKAK, from the coding sequence ATGGAAGATGCCGAAACGCTGGTCACGCTGACCGCCGATATTGTCGCCGCCCACGTCAGCAACAACAGCGTCGCGATTTCGGACATCCCGCTTGTCATCCGTTCAGTGCATGAAGCGCTGTCCGGTCTGTCTTCCAAGGTTGAGCCCGAACCCGAGCCGCAGCAGCCTGCCGTGTCGGTCCGCGCGTCGATCAAACCCGATTATATTGTCTGTCTCGAAGACGGCAAAAAGCTCAAGATGATGCGCCGCCATTTGATGACGCATTATGGCATGACGCCTGAAGATTACCGCGCGAAATGGAACCTGCCGAAGGATTATCCGATGGTCGCGCCCAACTATGCCGAAACGCGCCGTGCACTTGCGAAGCAGATTGGTCTCGGCACCAAGGGGCGCGGCGGGGGCCGTAAGCCCGCAACGCACGGCCGCGCCAAAGCGAAATAG
- a CDS encoding conjugal transfer protein TraD — translation MRKPRDFDAELQALIDKTKALKTKKQSQLGELVMAIGADAMSIEQLAGALIDAVGADPARKEAWRKSGAAFFRGDGARARKGAHRNAGGAAASGPSPQPPAGEAGAA, via the coding sequence ATGCGTAAACCACGCGATTTCGACGCCGAACTCCAGGCCCTCATCGACAAGACGAAGGCGCTCAAGACGAAGAAGCAAAGCCAGCTCGGGGAGCTGGTCATGGCAATCGGCGCCGACGCCATGTCGATCGAACAGCTCGCGGGCGCGCTGATCGACGCCGTCGGCGCCGACCCGGCGCGGAAGGAGGCGTGGCGCAAGAGCGGCGCGGCCTTCTTTCGTGGCGACGGCGCCCGCGCTCGCAAAGGCGCTCACCGCAACGCGGGCGGCGCAGCGGCGAGCGGTCCAAGCCCGCAACCGCCTGCAGGCGAAGCGGGCGCGGCATGA